A genomic region of bacterium contains the following coding sequences:
- a CDS encoding molybdenum cofactor biosynthesis protein MoaE: MAVKIKVRLFASYREAVGASQVELPLHDDADGAALWTALVARYPGLRTLPPPSGFAINDEYVTGNRPLRGAAEVALIPPVSGGDAGAVTVELTGGPISTDRVLRAVADPRAGAVVLFLGVVRDNARGRRVDHLVYEAYETLARREMAKIAATVTERWPVTRIAIVHRTGRLGVGEPSVAVAVSAPHRGDAFDAGRYTIDTLKQTVPIWKKEVWEGGAAWIGAEHPAPAPKR, from the coding sequence GTGGCCGTGAAGATCAAGGTCCGGCTCTTTGCTTCGTACCGGGAAGCGGTGGGCGCCTCGCAGGTCGAACTTCCGCTGCACGACGACGCCGACGGCGCCGCGCTGTGGACGGCGCTCGTCGCCCGGTACCCCGGTCTTCGGACCCTCCCGCCGCCGTCCGGGTTCGCGATCAACGACGAATACGTGACCGGCAATCGCCCGCTCCGCGGCGCCGCCGAAGTGGCGCTGATTCCGCCCGTGAGCGGCGGGGACGCCGGAGCCGTCACGGTCGAGTTGACCGGCGGGCCGATCTCGACGGACCGGGTCCTGCGCGCGGTCGCCGATCCGCGGGCCGGCGCGGTGGTCCTGTTCCTCGGCGTCGTCCGCGACAACGCCCGCGGCCGGCGCGTCGACCACCTGGTCTACGAAGCGTACGAAACGCTGGCCCGCCGCGAGATGGCGAAGATCGCCGCCACGGTCACGGAGCGCTGGCCGGTCACGCGGATCGCCATCGTGCACCGCACGGGGCGGCTCGGGGTCGGCGAGCCGAGCGTGGCGGTCGCCGTCTCCGCGCCGCATCGGGGCGACGCCTTCGACGCCGGCCGCTACACGATCGACACGTTGAAACAGACGGTGCCGATCTGGAAGAAGGAAGTGTGGGAGGGCGGCGCCGCGTGGATCGGCGCCGAGCATCCCGCCCCGGCGCCGAAGCGCTGA
- a CDS encoding zinc-binding dehydrogenase yields MRAVRFHQHGGPEVLTYEEAPDPVPGPGQVLVRVRACAMNHLDIHVRRGIPGMTLPLPHTLGSDVAGEIAAVGPGVTDCKAGDAVVVNPGVGCGHCEACLSGEDNLCRRYSILGEHIPGGYAELVAVPEANILPKPARLSFAEAAAVPLVFLTAWDMLVVGARVRPSETVLVWGAGSGVGSAAIQIAKEFDARVIAVAGADWKLERARALGADETINHATQQVGDEVRRLTGRRGADIVFEHVGQATWETSLRALARGGRLVTCGATSGFAAQTDLRYVFARRVLIRGTFMGGKGTMHEIMRLVEAARLRPVVHDVRPLEDVRRAHEAMERSEQFGKLVLEP; encoded by the coding sequence ATGCGCGCCGTCCGGTTCCATCAGCACGGGGGCCCCGAGGTTCTGACTTACGAGGAAGCGCCCGACCCGGTTCCCGGTCCGGGTCAGGTTCTCGTCCGCGTGCGCGCCTGCGCGATGAACCACCTCGACATCCACGTCCGGCGCGGCATTCCCGGCATGACGCTGCCCCTGCCGCACACCCTCGGCAGCGACGTGGCGGGAGAGATCGCGGCGGTCGGGCCGGGCGTCACCGACTGCAAGGCCGGCGACGCGGTGGTCGTGAACCCCGGGGTCGGCTGCGGCCACTGCGAGGCGTGCCTGTCCGGCGAGGACAACCTCTGCCGGCGCTACTCGATCCTGGGCGAGCACATCCCCGGCGGCTACGCCGAGCTCGTCGCGGTGCCCGAGGCGAACATCCTGCCCAAGCCGGCGCGGCTGTCATTTGCGGAGGCGGCGGCCGTCCCGCTCGTCTTTCTCACCGCGTGGGACATGCTGGTGGTGGGCGCGCGTGTCCGGCCCTCGGAGACGGTGCTGGTCTGGGGGGCCGGCAGCGGGGTCGGGAGCGCCGCGATCCAAATCGCCAAAGAGTTCGACGCCCGGGTGATCGCCGTCGCGGGCGCGGACTGGAAGCTCGAACGGGCCCGCGCGCTCGGCGCCGACGAGACGATCAACCACGCCACGCAGCAGGTGGGCGACGAGGTCCGGCGCCTGACCGGCCGCCGCGGGGCCGACATCGTCTTCGAGCACGTCGGCCAGGCGACGTGGGAGACGAGCCTGCGGGCGCTCGCCCGCGGCGGCCGCCTCGTCACCTGCGGGGCGACGAGCGGCTTCGCGGCGCAGACGGATCTGCGGTACGTCTTCGCGCGCCGCGTTCTCATCCGGGGCACGTTCATGGGCGGCAAGGGCACCATGCACGAGATCATGCGGCTCGTCGAGGCCGCGCGGCTGCGTCCGGTGGTGCACGACGTGCGGCCGCTCGAGGACGTGCGCCGCGCGCACGAGGCGATGGAGCGGAGCGAGCAGTTCGGAAAGCTGGTGCTCGAGCCGTAA